The Flavipsychrobacter sp. genome contains the following window.
AAGGGGTAAAAAGCAATTTTTACCCCTTTTTAATTGTGAATGTTACACTAATCATAAAATTTCGGTATATTCATGTCGATTTTATCATATAATAGATATATATTTATTGCCCGACTAAATTCGGGCCAACTAAAATAATTTAGGTAAGCATAAAACTATATAGAACAATGAAACCAAGTTCTTTACTCAAACTTAGCAAGTTAGCTGCCATTATTACGGTTCTGTTCAGTCTGTCTATGACGGCAACTGCACAAACCGATTTCAAAATTGGTAATGGTACTGCTGTAAACTCATCAACAGGTACACCTTCCCCTATACATGACTGGTATGATGGAGATAAGCACCAATTCTTATACCTAGCTTCAGAAATGCAAGCTGCAGGTATGGGGCCTGGTATTATTACAGCCATCAAATGGGATGTGAAAAATACCAATGGTCAAGGTACTGTACCTGGCTATACTGTATCTATTGGTACTACAACAGCTAGTTCTCTAACGGGATGGTCTACTGCTGCAAGTACTACTATTTATGGTCCTGCTAACTACACGGCTACTACAGGTATGAACGTGTTCACCTTCCCTACGCCATTAGTATGGAATGGTACTGATAACATTGTGATACAAACTTGTCATGGTGTTACAGGTCGTTGCGGTGGTTATACCCGTAACTGTTCTGTAGAGTATACTACTACTTCTTTTAATAGTGGTATATATGTACAAAGAGACTGCTCTGGTAGCCAATGTACACAAACGTCATATTCTACTACAAGACGTTCTAATGTTATTATGTCTTGGGCTGCACCTTGTACAGGTGTTCCGTCTGGTTTCACAATTGACGGTCCATACCAAGTATGTCCTAACAGATTATTTAGTTTAACGCTTGCTGGTCCAATTTTATCTAACCTTTCTTATCAGTGGCAATATTCTGATATGAGTGCAGGTACTGGTTGGACAAACTTTACTGGTGCTAGTGCTAATGCTGCGGTTCTATCTGATGCTATCAGCGCACAAAGATGGTATCGTTGTGTTATCAAATGTGACAACAGTGGTCTTACATTTACTACACCACCTAAGCATGTAGGAATTTCTCCATTCTATTTCTGTTACTGTGTTAGCTATGCTAAAAGCGCAAAAGGTTTAGACATAGGTAATGTAACAGTAATTAGTGCACAGTCTGGTGATACTCTAATGAACAATGGTGATCCAAACCCTGGATTAAATAATAGTAAAGCGAACAACACTTATACTGAATATAATTATTTAGTACAACCGTTCTCTATTTATAGAGATAGCTCTTATGAATTCAGAATAAAAGAAATTAACTCAAGCTCTACATTTGAGTCAGGTATAGTTACAGCATTTATCGACTTCAATAGAGATGGTGAGTATGATACTTCTAAAGCATCAGGTGAGCGCATCTTTACAGAAGCTATTTTAGGAACAAACAATCCTAAGGAATTAGTGATCGCTAATATGAAAGTACCTAGCAATGCTAAGATCGGCTTGACTGGTATGCGTATTATTCTTGGTAAAAAAGAAGCAAAAGTTCCTTGTGATTCAGTAGTAGATGATGGTGAAGTGGAAGATTACATCGTTAGGATCGATTACCGTCCATGTGATGGTAAGATGAATGCAGGTACAGTACTTACATCAGATACTTCTATCTGTAAGAACTACGATTACGTAATGACAGATACAACATACGAGAGAGCACGTTCTGGTTTCTATCGTCATTGGCAGGTTTCTGCTGATAATATCAACTGGTTCACTACACCAAATGATGCTGATAAAGATACTATTCAAAGATTCTTTACCGGTCAGCCTTTATACTACCGTTTACGTACAGTATGTCCTCCTACAGATGATACAGCGTACTCAACACCTACTTTTGTAAATGCAAAAGCTGGTTACAAATGTTATTGCTATAGTAAAGCAATAGGTGGTAAAGGTGTTGATACCAGTGATATTGGTGGTATTACTATCGGAGATTTCAATACTAATACTGGCGGACCACACTTATTAAATCCAGTTGCAAACAGACCTCGTACGGATTATACAGATGATAAACCGAAAGAATTCTTTACAGATAGTGTTTACAAGTTCACTGTTTATCATACACTACCTGTGATACAACATGGAGATGCTAAGATCACAGTATTCGTTGACTTTAATAATAACAAAGAATACGATATTCCTGAAGAACGTATTTTTACAGGCTTCACAAGTGTAAGTGGTCATACATTAGTTGACCAAATGAAGATACCTTATAATGTGATCACAGACGTTCCAACAGGTATGCGTTTTGTATTGAACAATGAAGTAGGTCCAAACGTTCCTTCTGACGAAGCTTGCGGTCCGTATACATCAGGTGAAACTGAAGATATGATCGTTATCTTCCGTAGAAGGTTCCCTACTACAATTGGTAATGTACATGGTAAGTTAGATGGTTTCGGATTATATCCTAACCCTACTACTGGTAAATTCCACGTACAGTTTGACACACCAAACAAAGTAGAAGAAGTGAAACTACGTATTACAAACGTTACAGGTCAGCAGTTGTTTGAAGCAACATACACACATAATGGTGGTACGTTCAACCAAGCATTAAGCTTAGAAGGTAAACCAAGTGGTGTATACTTTGTAGAGCTACAAGCTGATGGTCAAAAGCTAATGCGTAAATTAATAGTAGACTAAGTTATAATCTAGTTTATATATCAAAAGGGTTAGCAAATTTGCTAACCCTTTTTTGTGTTTATAAATATGTTTTTAGAGTAGAGGATATATAATATAAAAGAAAAGATGAGATTTCAAAATCTCTTTTTGCCAAGAAATAAAACAAATAGTTAAAACTAGTTGTAAATCAATCAGTAAGTGACTATCGACATGTTCAGCTTTCTTTTTCCACAGCGGTTGATTTCTTCTTTCTACTCAAACCATAGTTTTTAGATACTTTCGTATACACTCGCTTCGAGAAAATTTCTTTACACTATATAAAAATATTTTACCCATATGGCTGCTACTAAGACAAAAGCAAATGGTAAAGGGCTCTCTTTCACTCGTCACTTCACTAAAGATGGCGTAGACCCTTTTGATATGTTTGAGTACGATTATCGTACTTCAGTAATTCGTAACCCCAACGGTGAGAAAGTATTTGAGATGACAGATGTTGAGGTGCCAAAGCATTGGTCTCAGATAGCAACAGATATTCTTGCACAAAAATACTTCCGTAAGGCAGGTGTTCCTCAAAAAGATGGCTCTACAGGTCGTGAAACAACAGTGAAGCAAGT
Protein-coding sequences here:
- a CDS encoding T9SS type A sorting domain-containing protein, whose protein sequence is MKPSSLLKLSKLAAIITVLFSLSMTATAQTDFKIGNGTAVNSSTGTPSPIHDWYDGDKHQFLYLASEMQAAGMGPGIITAIKWDVKNTNGQGTVPGYTVSIGTTTASSLTGWSTAASTTIYGPANYTATTGMNVFTFPTPLVWNGTDNIVIQTCHGVTGRCGGYTRNCSVEYTTTSFNSGIYVQRDCSGSQCTQTSYSTTRRSNVIMSWAAPCTGVPSGFTIDGPYQVCPNRLFSLTLAGPILSNLSYQWQYSDMSAGTGWTNFTGASANAAVLSDAISAQRWYRCVIKCDNSGLTFTTPPKHVGISPFYFCYCVSYAKSAKGLDIGNVTVISAQSGDTLMNNGDPNPGLNNSKANNTYTEYNYLVQPFSIYRDSSYEFRIKEINSSSTFESGIVTAFIDFNRDGEYDTSKASGERIFTEAILGTNNPKELVIANMKVPSNAKIGLTGMRIILGKKEAKVPCDSVVDDGEVEDYIVRIDYRPCDGKMNAGTVLTSDTSICKNYDYVMTDTTYERARSGFYRHWQVSADNINWFTTPNDADKDTIQRFFTGQPLYYRLRTVCPPTDDTAYSTPTFVNAKAGYKCYCYSKAIGGKGVDTSDIGGITIGDFNTNTGGPHLLNPVANRPRTDYTDDKPKEFFTDSVYKFTVYHTLPVIQHGDAKITVFVDFNNNKEYDIPEERIFTGFTSVSGHTLVDQMKIPYNVITDVPTGMRFVLNNEVGPNVPSDEACGPYTSGETEDMIVIFRRRFPTTIGNVHGKLDGFGLYPNPTTGKFHVQFDTPNKVEEVKLRITNVTGQQLFEATYTHNGGTFNQALSLEGKPSGVYFVELQADGQKLMRKLIVD